The following coding sequences are from one Spea bombifrons isolate aSpeBom1 chromosome 13, aSpeBom1.2.pri, whole genome shotgun sequence window:
- the OTOP3 gene encoding proton channel OTOP3, producing MVTEGPPIKYEHSWLHRYCFSPETHHRRAQGSGRLFSGLLAINVVFLGAALISSVVLSEGAVPTQDSYIFLTVLMLLALAWGLYHLLCTRKKPHAVMHQDHHAGSHWLRASLSLFGVCSVLLSIFKIGYDVVLLPCKSPFGILFSCTEILFISVQTSLLWISCKDCIQMQHNATRCGIMLTLATNLLLWFLAVVNDSVHREQEDLQLNITLDVNITCSCPEFSLCWTFQQGYVTLYPFNSEYSLICASMLFIMWKNVGRIDHPFSGSPKSEFRLRGVVYGPLLGGAALVIGICVFIQYQVQASTGTVAPASFLLYYIYNITLLAVMIICCAIGILTHSLGEKDIRGHFNQHKHDDKLDGTREKFKEIRQGQEKSKEHRQGTKVGKHEQDNAEMNEIAEMEPEQQDCNVKSDCGGGREENRIGVDEEHDMEQRGSGLSHRKKQQPPKRHYKDSGDHTRNSSSKNYTQSLEIVLLLGAALGQFSISYFSIVALLATNLWNLMNSLSLAYSVLMILQHIFQNIFIIEGLRGQHGEAAHQMMPNDDSEDEIEPPRRMSLLEMRRVSLAYLQSVGRLSVSRRSVKEIAVFLVLCNVMFWIMSAFGNHPQYTNGLEKQFYGFSAWFSILNFGLPLSVFYRMHSVGALLGVYMET from the exons ATGGTTACTGAAGGCCCACCAATAAAATATGAGCATTCTTGGCTTCATCGATACTGTTTTTCTCCTGAGACTCATCATCGAAGGGCCCAAGGGTCTGGCCGACTCTTCTCAGGACTCTTAGCCATTAATGTGGTGTTTTTAGGTGCTGCACTCATCAGCAGTGTGGTCCTGAGTGAGGGTGCTGTGCCTACTCAGGATTCATATATCTTCCTCACGGTTCTTATGCTCCTCGCCTTAGCATGGGGTCTCTACCATCTCCTGTGTACCCGGAAGAAACCACATGCGGTAATGCACCAAGACCATCACGCAGGGTCACATTGGTTACGAG CTTCACTCTCTCTTTTTGGAGTATGCAGTGTTCTTCTGTCCATCTTTAAGATTGGATATGATGTTGTTTTGCTGCCATGTAAATCACCATTTGGAATCCTCTTCTCCTGCACAGAAATTCTCTTCATAAGCGTTCAG ACATCTCTGCTGTGGATTTCCTGCAAAGACTGTATTCAGATGCAGCACAATGCAACTAG aTGTGGGATCATGCTGACTTTGGCCACCAATCTGTTGCTTTGGTTTTTAGCAGTAGTTAATGACTCTGTGCATCGAGAACAAGAAGACTTACAATTAAATATCACGTTAG ATGTCAATATTACTTGCTCATGTCCAGAATTTTCCTTGTGCTGGACTTTCCAGCAGGGGTATGTGACCCTGTACCCCTTCAATTCTGAGTACAGTCTTATTTGTGCTTCTATGCTCTTCATCATGTGGAAGAATGTTGGAAGAATTGATCATCCTTTTTCTGGGTCACCCAAATCTGAATTCCGTCTGAGAGGGGTGGTGTATGGTCCCCTTTTGGGGGGTGCTGCTTTGGTTATAGGAATATGTGTCTTCATCCAATATCAAGTTCAGGCCTCAACTGGGACAGTAGCCCCAGCATCCTTTCTACTCTATTACATATACAACATCACCCTACTAGCTGTCATGATAATTTGTTGTGCTATAGGGATACTTACCCACAGTCTTGGGGAGAAGGACATCAGAGGTCACTTCAACCAACACAAACATGATGACAAACTGGATGGCACAAGAGAGAAATTTAAGGAAATCCGACAAGGGCAAGAAAAGAGCAAAGAGCACAGGCAAGGTACAAAAGTTGGAAAACATGAACAGGATAATGCTGAAATGAATGAAATTGCAGAAATGGAGCCAGAACAACAGGATTGTAATGTGAAAAGTGATTGTGGTGGTGGTAGAGAGGAAAACAGAATTGGAGTAGATGAGGAGCATGACATGGAACAGAGAGGTTCCGGGCTCAGTCACAGGAAAAAGCAGCAACCTCCTAAACGACATTACAAAGACTCAGGAGACCACACACGCAACAGTTCAAGTAAGAACTACACTCAAAGCCTTGAAATTGTCTTGTTGttgggtgctgccctgggtcagttTTCCATATCATATTTTTCCATTGTAGCCCTACTGGCAACTAATTTGTGGAACCTAATGAACAGTCTTAGCCTCGCATATTCTGTCCTTATGATCCTGCAGCACATATTCCAGAATATATTCATTATTGAAGGTTTGAGAGGACAACATGGAGAAGCTGCCCATCAAATGATGCCAAATGATGATTCAGAAGATGAAATAGAACCTCCTCGCAGGATGTCTCTATTGGAAATGCGCAGAGTGTCCCTTGCTTATTTACAAAGTGTTGGTCGTTTGAGTGTCAGCCGAAGATCTGTCAAGGAGATTGCTGTTTTCCTCGTCTTATGTAATGTCATG TTTTGGATCATGTCAGCTTTTGGAAATCATCCGCAGTATACAAATGGGTTGGAGAAGCAGTTCTATGGATTTTCTGCCTGGTTTTCCATCCTCAATTTTGGGTTGCCTCTATCGGTTTTCTACAGGATGCACAGTGTGGGTGCTTTACTAGGGGTCTATATGGAAACCTGA